A single genomic interval of bacterium harbors:
- a CDS encoding ribbon-helix-helix protein, CopG family — protein MRTVRLNITIPKDLASELEKLAGQRGRSQFIAAAIRQKIQEAKKAELDRLLEEGYGARAKESVEFAKEFEPADLEGWDEY, from the coding sequence ATGCGTACAGTCCGGCTGAACATCACTATTCCAAAAGATCTGGCATCAGAATTGGAGAAACTGGCAGGACAAAGGGGAAGAAGCCAGTTCATTGCCGCAGCCATCAGGCAGAAGATCCAGGAGGCCAAAAAAGCAGAACTAGACCGGCTTCTCGAAGAGGGCTATGGAGCCAGGGCCAAAGAGTCTGTCGAGTTCGCCAAAGAGTTCGAGCCTGCGGACCTGGAGGGCTGGGATGAATATTAA
- a CDS encoding DUF5615 family PIN-like protein, translated as MNLSPKWVTLFEEHGLVACHWSALGDPRASDSTVMKWALANGYIVFTHDLDFGSALAVTQASGPSVIQVRAQDTSPEHLGALVIQVLDQYASFLDEGALIVVDEERLRARILPLG; from the coding sequence ATGAATCTTTCACCCAAATGGGTGACTCTGTTCGAGGAGCATGGATTGGTAGCATGCCACTGGTCTGCACTCGGTGATCCCCGAGCCTCGGACAGTACGGTCATGAAATGGGCTCTCGCTAACGGCTACATTGTTTTCACCCATGACCTCGACTTCGGCTCGGCACTAGCCGTCACCCAGGCAAGCGGTCCGAGCGTTATCCAGGTCCGCGCACAGGACACCAGCCCCGAGCATTTAGGTGCCCTGGTAATTCAGGTCCTGGACCAATATGCCTCTTTCTTGGATGAAGGGGCACTTATAGTGGTGGACGAAGAGCGGCTGAGGGCCCGGATTCTCCCTCTAGGATGA